Proteins from one Drosophila gunungcola strain Sukarami chromosome 3R, Dgunungcola_SK_2, whole genome shotgun sequence genomic window:
- the LOC128266317 gene encoding activating signal cointegrator 1 complex subunit 2 homolog has translation MFRFLALTTLVALASSQHYHQDPKTAAIISEQRYLSGDGKFGAAYEQEDGINFKEETDADGTRHGSYSYVDPSGQRRTISYTAGKNGFQASGDHLPQAPPAPPQPVPTAGYQPQQQYQPQQYQAPAPQPQSSFRSNDYGDDGSYDPRYNDPSFGQNQQSYQQPAPQPQYRPAPQPAYNPQPVQPQPQQQYQPQYQQQQPQQAYYTTTTPNPHRFSPPGKLSLNRTPDGFTYSFNKV, from the exons ATGTTCAGATTT CTCGCATTGACCACCTTGGTGGCTCTGGCTTCCAGCCAGCATTATCACCAGGATCCCAAGACGGCAGCTATTATCAGTGAGCAGCGTTATCTCTCCGGAGATGGTAAATTTGGAGCTGCCTACGAGCAGGAGGATGGTATTAACTTCAAGGAGGAGACCGATGCGGATGGCACACGTCATGGCAGCTACAGCTATGTGGATCCCTCGGGCCAGAGGCGCACTATTTCCTATACCGCCGGCAAAAATGG TTTCCAAGCTTCTGGAGATCATTTGCCGCAGGCACCACCTGCCCCGCCGCAGCCCGTGCCCACGGCCGGATATCAGCCACAGCAGCAGTACCAGCCGCAGCAATACCAGGCTCCGGCACCACAGCCTCAGTCCTCTTTCCGCAGCAACGACTACGGAGATGATGGATCCTACGATCCCCGCTACAACGATCCCTCTTTCGGGCAGAACCAGCAGAGCTACCAGCAGCCCGCCCCCCAGCCCCAGTACCGCCCCGCCCCGCAGCCCGCCTACAACCCGCAGCCCGTGCAACcccagccgcagcagcagtaTCAGCCGCagtaccagcagcagcagccacagcaggCGTACTACACCACCACCACGCCCAACCCCCATCGCTTTTCGCCACCCGGAAAACTCTCCCTGAACCGCACGCCCGACGGCTTCACCTACTCCTTCAACAAGGTCTAG